Part of the Vibrio ishigakensis genome, TTTCCCAAGTCTACCAATGTCTGCAGTATTCGACACTGCATTCCACCAGACTATGCCTCAGGAAGCTTACCTATACGCTCTACCATACAACCTATACAAAGAGCACGGCATCCGTCGCTACGGCATGCACGGTACTTCTCACCTATTTATCGCTCGCGAAGCAGCTGAGCAACTAGGCAAGCCAGCTAATGAACTAAACATCATTAACTGCCACCTAGGTAACGGCGCATCTGTATGTGCTATCAGAAACGGTGAGTCTGTAGACACTTCTATGGGTCTAACTCCTCTTGAAGGTCTAGTAATGGGTACTCGTTGTGGTGACATCGACCCAGCTATCATCTTCCACCTACACGACTCTCTAGGTTACACCGTTGATCAAATCAACACTATGCTAACTAAAGAGTCTGGCCTACAAGGTCTAACTGAAGTGACTTCTGACTGTCGTTTCGTTGAAGACAACTACGGTGGAAAAGAAGAAGCAACTCGCGCAATGGACGTGTTCTGTCACCGTCTAGCCAAGTACGTTGCTGGCTACACTGCGACTCTAGAAGGTCGTCTAGACGCTATCGTATTTACCGGTGGTATCGGCGAAAACTCTGGCCCAATCCGTGAGATGGTTCTTAACCGTCTAGGCGTATTCGGCATCGAAGTTGACGGCGAAGCTAACCTTAAAGCGCGCTTCGGTGGTGAAGGTACTATCACTACTGCTGACAGCCGCATCCCTGCAATGGTTATCTCTACTAACGAAGAGCTAGTAATTGCAGAAGACACAGCTCGTCTAGCTGGTCTTTAATGACTGAAACAGGAGAGGCTAGCCTCTCCTGTTTTCTATTGGTTCAGTTGTTCCCCTCAACTGACTATTAATTATCTATATCCCGAGGTCTTCAGACTATGTCTCGTACCATTATGCTTGTCCCAATTAGCGCTGGTGTAGGTCTTACCAGTGTTAGCATGGGTATTATTCGCGCAATGGAGCGTAAAGGCGTAAACGTATCGTTTTACAAGCCAATCGCACAACCGCGCACAGGTGGCAGTCAGCCAGATCTAACTTCGACTATCCTAGAGTCAAACAACGACATCAAGATCGGTGTTTCTACTCCAATGAACGAAGCACAAGATCTTATTCGTAATGAGCAAACTGACGTTCTGCTTGAAACCATCGTTGAGCGTTTCAACCAAATCAACGATGCAGACGTGACTCTAATCGAAGGTCTAGTTCCTACTCGTAAGCACCCATTCGCTAACCAAGTGAACGAAGAGATCGCTAAGACTCTTGGTGCTGAGATCGTATTCGTTGCAACTCCTGGTACTTACAACTCAGCACAACTTGCTGAGCGTATCGAGGTTGCAGTGTCTAACTTCGGTGGTAAGAAGAACAAAAACATCTCTGGTGTTATCATCAACAAGCTTAACGCTCCAGTTGATGAAGCAGGCCGTACTCGCCCTGACCTATCAGAGATCTTTGACGAGAACGACGCAGCGCACCAAGCTGACGTTAAAGCGATGGAAATCATCAACTCAAGCCCTATCCGCGTACTAGGTTGCGTGCCATGGAGCGTTGAGCTAATCGCTACTCGTGCCGTTGATATGGCTAAGCACCTAAACGCTGATTTCATCAACGAAGGTGACGCATCTACTCGTCGTATCAAGAGCATCACTTTCTGTGCACGTTCACTGCCAAACATGATCGAGCACTTCAAGCCAGGTTCACTACTAGTAACCTCTGCTGACCGTCCAGACGTAATCGTTGCAGCATCTCTTGCAGCAATGAACGGCGTAGACATCGGTGCTATCCTACTGACTGGCGGCTACGACATCCCTGAGTCAATCCACACTCTATGTAAGCCTGCTCTAGAGACTGGTCTTCCAATCTTCAAAGCACAAGGTAACACTTGGCAGACTTCTCTGAACCTTCAGAGCTTCAGCCTAGAAGTTCCAGCTGACGATAAAGAGCGCATCGAGTTCGTTAACGAACACGTTGCAAGCAACATCGACGGCCAATGGATCGACTCTCTAACTGAAGGTGCAGTTGCATCTCGTCGCCTAAGCCCACCAGCATTCCGTTACCAGCTAACTGAATTCGCTCGTCGTGCTAACAAGCGCATCATCCTTCCAGAAGGTGATGAGCCACGCACAGTTAAAGCTGCAGCTATCTGTGCTGAGCGCGGTATCGCGAACTGCGTGCTTCTAGGTAACCCAGAAGAAATCAAACGCGTTGCTGCACAGCAAGGTGTTGAGCTAGGTGCTGGCGTTGAGATCATCGACTCTGACGCAGTACGTGAGAAGTACGTTCCTCGTCTAGTTGAGCTTCGTGGTAAGAAAGGTATGACTGAGGTTGTTGCTCGTGAGAAGCTACAAGACTCTGTTTACCTAGGTACTATGATGCTAGAAGCGAACGAAGTAGATGGCCTAGTTTCGGGTGCAGTACACACTACTGCGAACACCATCGTTCCTCCGTTCCAAATCATCAAGACAGCTCCAGACACGTCTATCGTATCTTCAATCTTCTTCATGCTTCTGCCTGATCAAGTTCTTGTATACGGTGACTGTGCGATCAACCCAGATCCAACAGCTGAGCAACTTGCTGAAATCGCTATCCAATCTGCAGAATCTGCAGAGGCGTTCGGTATCGACCCTCGCGTTGCTATGATCTCTTACTCTACTGGTGAATCTGGTAAGGGTGCAGACGTAGATAAAGTACGTGAAGCGACCAAGCTAGCGAAAGAGAAGCGTCCTGATCTAATCATCGACGGTCCTCTACAGTACGACGCAGCTATCATGGAAAACGTTGCAGCTTCTAAAGCTCCAAACTCTCCAGTAGCAGGTAAGGCAACTGTATTCGTATTCCCAGATCTAAACACTGGTAACACGACTTACAAAGCGGTACAACGTTCAGCTGACCTAGTATCTATCGGTCCAATGCTGCAAGGTATGCGCAAGCCAGTTAACGACCTGTCTCGTGGCGCGCTAGTAGACGATATCGTTTACACCATCGCTCTTACTGCGATCCAAGCAACTCAATAATCACTTATTGATTAAGCTTGATAAGAAATCCGAGTGTTCGCACTCGGATTTTTTTATGCCCGAAATTCAGGTAATAAAAAACCCAGCTCAATCAGCTGGGTTTTCTTTTTAGCGATTCGCTTCAAGCTTTGCCAGAAGCTTGTCACCAAGTAGTGGCTTTCGCCAGCCTTGCATTAAATCTGGCAAGGCTTCTGGATTCTTATCCTTGCGCCACACCCAGGAGATTAGCTGATTAATCTGCTTTTTAGACGCCAGAAATTCAGGAGCCAGATGAGACTTATCCACTACCAGCTTAAGCTCATCTTTGAGTAGTTTGAACACCTGCTTATAGCCTGTCATATCCACAAGGCGCTCAATCTTAGCTGGCCACTCACCTTTAGGGGTTTCTTTGGCATCGTTGACTATCTGGGTAATGACACGACCATAGCGCTTCACCGAGCGCACATCACACTCTCGACGCTCCATCTCACGCCATGAGGTCAAGCTATAGCGGGCTACGGTCAAAAGGTCGGCTTCTTTAAACACGAAGTTCAAAGCCAGGTCTTTCTTCACCGCTTGCTCGTAGCGCCAAGTCGCAAGAGGTTTTAGGATACTCAGTTGTTGCGGGCTTAGCTGCCATGCACCCTTGATATCTAGATAAGCATTCTCTGGATTGGTATCGCGCACACGCTTAGACAGCTGAAGCTCAGTCTCTTGAATGGCATCTTGCCATAGGCCCATTTCCTCGATCTTGGCGTGCAGCTTTTGATACATAGGAAGCAGATAAAACACATCCGCTGCCGCGTAATCTAGCTGTTTCTGTGTCAGAGGACGCGCAAGCCAATCGGTACGAGACTCACTCTTATCTAGCTCAACGCCTAGGTATTCGTTCACTAGAGCAGCAAAGCCAGTCGACAGACCATGACCAAGGAAGGCCGCCATTACCTGAGTGTCCACCATAGGGCTAGGCACAGTTTGGAAATGGTGTTGGAACACCTCGATATCTTCACCGCAGGCATGTAATACCTTAAGCACAGATTGGTCTTGTAGCAGTTCCACAATCGGCGTCACGTCGGTGATTACATTGGTGTCCACCAAGGATAAGATCTCACCGTCGAACATCTGTACCAAACCCAATTGTGGGTAAAAGGTACGGGTGCGCACAAACTCAGTATCTAGCATTACCGCAGAGTGCTTACGGGCTACATCGCAGACGTTTTGCAACTCTTGGTTGCTAGTAATTATTTGATAATTCAAAGTATTCTCACAAATTAAAATCGCCCTTGAAGGGCGATTTAAGATTATGCTGTTTGGCTTTGCTCGGTTCTGAGCTCTCGCCTTAGTATCTTACCAACGTTGGTTTTTGGCAGATCTTCCATAAACTCAACAATCTTAGGCACTTTATAACCGGTCAGATGCTGACGACAATGGTTGATCAGCTCATCCTTGGTCAGAGATGGATCGCGTTTCACTACGCAGATCTTCACCACCTCACCAGAAACCTCATGCGGTTCGCCGATAGCAGCCACCTCAAGCACTTTACCGTGCAGAGCAACCACATCTTCAATCTCATTAGGATACACGTTAAAGCCAGAAACCAAAATCATGTCTTTCTTACGATCAACGATATGCAGGAAGCCTTCATCGTCAAAGCGCACCACATCACCCGTAGATAGCCAACCCTCTTGTGAGATAACCTCACGAGTGGCTTCTGGACGCTTGTAATAGCCCTGCATCACCTGTGGGCCTCGAACCTGAAGCTCGCCCACTTCGGTATTTGGCAGTGGATTACCCTCATCGTCCACCACACGCACCTCAGTAGAAGGCACAGGCAGACCGATAGAGCCGTTGTAGTCCGTCATATCGTGCGGACAACCAGAAACCAGTGGCGAGCACTCGGTTAGACCGTAACCCTCAAGCAGGAATACGCCTGTGGTTTTCTTCCATTTGTCAGCAACAGCCTGCTGAACCGCCATACCACCACCAACAGAGAGCTTCATACGACTGAAATCTAGCTCATGAAAGTCTTCATTGTTAACCAGAGCGTTAAATAGTGTGTTTACACCTGTGATAGCGGTAAACGGCACCTTCTTCAACTCTTTAACAAAGGTTGGGATATCACGCGGGTTAGTGATAAGCAGGTTGGTCGCACCTAGCTCCATAAACAGCAAGCCGTTCACGGTAAGCGCAAAGATGTGATACAGAGGAAGCGCAGTTACCACTAGCTCACGACCTTCATCTAGCTTAGCGCCATAAGCAGCTTTCGCTTGAAGAACGTTTGCCACCATATTGGTGTGTGTAAGAATCGCACCTTTCGCCACACCGGTGGTACCGCCAGTGTATTGCAAGAAAGCAATATCCTCACCGCTCATAAACGGCTTCACATATTGTAAGCGACGGCCTTTCTGTAGCGATTGTTTGAATGAGATAGCACCTGGTAGGTCATACTTAGGCACCATGCCCTTAACGTATTTAACTACGAAGTCAACGATCGTACCCTTAGCCGTAGGTAGCATCTGACCTAGGCTAGTCAGCACCACATTCTTCACTTTGGTGTTATCTACGATCTGCTCAAGGGTATTGGCGAAGTTCGAGACAATAACTATGGTCTCAACCTCGGCATCGTTTAGCTGATGCTCTAGTTCACGTGGGGTGTATAGCGGGTTTACGTTTACTGCGATACAGCCAGCACGAAGCACACCAAACAGAGCAATCGGATATTGCAGCAGGTTCGGCATCATAAGAGCGACACGGTCACCCTTTTTCAATTTCAATTCGTTCTGAAGATAAGCAGCGAATGCTCGGCTACGCTCTTCCAGCTTACGATATGTCATAACCGAGCCCATATTGATAAAGGCTGGTTGATCTGGGAAACGGCGAACTGCGTTCTCAAACATCTCCACTAGAGACGGATAGGTATCCGGGTCAATTGATTCTGGCACGTCAGCGGGATAACGGGAGAGCCAAGGTTTATTCACGTCATTACTCCTGAAAAAAATAGGGGCGCATTATATACCCAGAAGTCAGGTGAAGTCAGTGCGCTAGGGCATTGAAATCACTTGTATTATTAGATTTTAACTATCAGGGTAGCTGAAAATTGAACATGTGTTTAATTTGCGTTCACAAAAGCGAACATTTAAGCATTCAATAGCTCGAAAAATGCACGAGCGATGGGCTCAGGTGTAGAAATGTGGCAATGATGACCGCCCTCAATCTCAAGGAGCTTGGTATTTGGATTGCCATGTTGCTCAAAGTGGTGAGGTAAACCAGCAAAGCCAGTTTTACCCAGAATCAGAAGATTTTTATTCGGAAGCAGATTAAGAACCTGCTTTGCATGCGACTCTGACATTCGATACAAAGAGTCGGCTTTGAGTCTCGGGTCGTGGCGCCACTGCCAGCCAAACTTTTGCTCGATGATGTCACGATGCACAATGGGTGCTATCTGCTCTTCGGTCAATTCGGTGCTTGATGCCCTAAGCGCTAACATAGGAGCAATATCGGGAAACAAGCGTCGCGGTTTATTAATGATTCGCTGGCGGCTCTGAATACCCTTTTTAAGACGAGAAATGGCATTGTGCTCAGGCTCAAACATGGGCCCATAGCCCTCTATTTGAGTAAGACTCAACACATGCTCTGAAAAGGCAGCACTATAGCAACTGGATATCAACGCTCCCATTGAGTGCCCCACCAGATGCACTGGCGTTTTCAGCTCAGTAATAACCTGATTGAGTACATCGAGATAGTCATGAAATGGGTAAAAGCCCGACTTTGCATGGGAACTATACCCATGACCGGGAAGATCCAAGGCTATGTATCTAAGGCGAGGATTGAGCGTAACCATCTGTGCAATCAGAGGCTCGAATGAGGCCGCATTGTCGAGCCAACCATGCAGAAATAGAACAGTTTCTACATGTGAGTCGTTCGAGACCTCAATAGTACTCAGCTGATAGTCATTAAGGTTAAATTGCACCTACTCTACCTGCTGGATCACTTGCCCAGTGGTAGGCCCAATGCGCACCTCGCGACAATATAGAGAGCGACAAGGGAAGGTGTTGATTGGCTGGTCGTGAACTATCACCTTCTCCTTGATCTGCCAAAGGTGGTAACCAGAAGCCTTCATCACTGGGAAGCGATATTCGTACTCTCCTACCTTACCCAACTCATAGCCATCTGAGTTACCCAAAATGCTCACTAAGCGACCTTTAGAGTAGGTCACAGGGTCAACGAAACCATCTATGTA contains:
- a CDS encoding acetate kinase translates to MSKLVLVLNCGSSSLKFAIVDAENGDEHLTGLAECLHLPEARIKWKLDGKHEAELGNGAAHDEALSFIVDTILASKPELSQSLAAIGHRVVHGGEKFTESALITDDVLKGIEDCAALAPLHNPAAIVGIKAAQKAFPSLPMSAVFDTAFHQTMPQEAYLYALPYNLYKEHGIRRYGMHGTSHLFIAREAAEQLGKPANELNIINCHLGNGASVCAIRNGESVDTSMGLTPLEGLVMGTRCGDIDPAIIFHLHDSLGYTVDQINTMLTKESGLQGLTEVTSDCRFVEDNYGGKEEATRAMDVFCHRLAKYVAGYTATLEGRLDAIVFTGGIGENSGPIREMVLNRLGVFGIEVDGEANLKARFGGEGTITTADSRIPAMVISTNEELVIAEDTARLAGL
- the pta gene encoding phosphate acetyltransferase, whose product is MSRTIMLVPISAGVGLTSVSMGIIRAMERKGVNVSFYKPIAQPRTGGSQPDLTSTILESNNDIKIGVSTPMNEAQDLIRNEQTDVLLETIVERFNQINDADVTLIEGLVPTRKHPFANQVNEEIAKTLGAEIVFVATPGTYNSAQLAERIEVAVSNFGGKKNKNISGVIINKLNAPVDEAGRTRPDLSEIFDENDAAHQADVKAMEIINSSPIRVLGCVPWSVELIATRAVDMAKHLNADFINEGDASTRRIKSITFCARSLPNMIEHFKPGSLLVTSADRPDVIVAASLAAMNGVDIGAILLTGGYDIPESIHTLCKPALETGLPIFKAQGNTWQTSLNLQSFSLEVPADDKERIEFVNEHVASNIDGQWIDSLTEGAVASRRLSPPAFRYQLTEFARRANKRIILPEGDEPRTVKAAAICAERGIANCVLLGNPEEIKRVAAQQGVELGAGVEIIDSDAVREKYVPRLVELRGKKGMTEVVAREKLQDSVYLGTMMLEANEVDGLVSGAVHTTANTIVPPFQIIKTAPDTSIVSSIFFMLLPDQVLVYGDCAINPDPTAEQLAEIAIQSAESAEAFGIDPRVAMISYSTGESGKGADVDKVREATKLAKEKRPDLIIDGPLQYDAAIMENVAASKAPNSPVAGKATVFVFPDLNTGNTTYKAVQRSADLVSIGPMLQGMRKPVNDLSRGALVDDIVYTIALTAIQATQ
- the rnd gene encoding ribonuclease D, which encodes MNYQIITSNQELQNVCDVARKHSAVMLDTEFVRTRTFYPQLGLVQMFDGEILSLVDTNVITDVTPIVELLQDQSVLKVLHACGEDIEVFQHHFQTVPSPMVDTQVMAAFLGHGLSTGFAALVNEYLGVELDKSESRTDWLARPLTQKQLDYAAADVFYLLPMYQKLHAKIEEMGLWQDAIQETELQLSKRVRDTNPENAYLDIKGAWQLSPQQLSILKPLATWRYEQAVKKDLALNFVFKEADLLTVARYSLTSWREMERRECDVRSVKRYGRVITQIVNDAKETPKGEWPAKIERLVDMTGYKQVFKLLKDELKLVVDKSHLAPEFLASKKQINQLISWVWRKDKNPEALPDLMQGWRKPLLGDKLLAKLEANR
- the fadD gene encoding long-chain-fatty-acid--CoA ligase FadD translates to MNKPWLSRYPADVPESIDPDTYPSLVEMFENAVRRFPDQPAFINMGSVMTYRKLEERSRAFAAYLQNELKLKKGDRVALMMPNLLQYPIALFGVLRAGCIAVNVNPLYTPRELEHQLNDAEVETIVIVSNFANTLEQIVDNTKVKNVVLTSLGQMLPTAKGTIVDFVVKYVKGMVPKYDLPGAISFKQSLQKGRRLQYVKPFMSGEDIAFLQYTGGTTGVAKGAILTHTNMVANVLQAKAAYGAKLDEGRELVVTALPLYHIFALTVNGLLFMELGATNLLITNPRDIPTFVKELKKVPFTAITGVNTLFNALVNNEDFHELDFSRMKLSVGGGMAVQQAVADKWKKTTGVFLLEGYGLTECSPLVSGCPHDMTDYNGSIGLPVPSTEVRVVDDEGNPLPNTEVGELQVRGPQVMQGYYKRPEATREVISQEGWLSTGDVVRFDDEGFLHIVDRKKDMILVSGFNVYPNEIEDVVALHGKVLEVAAIGEPHEVSGEVVKICVVKRDPSLTKDELINHCRQHLTGYKVPKIVEFMEDLPKTNVGKILRRELRTEQSQTA
- a CDS encoding alpha/beta fold hydrolase, translated to MQFNLNDYQLSTIEVSNDSHVETVLFLHGWLDNAASFEPLIAQMVTLNPRLRYIALDLPGHGYSSHAKSGFYPFHDYLDVLNQVITELKTPVHLVGHSMGALISSCYSAAFSEHVLSLTQIEGYGPMFEPEHNAISRLKKGIQSRQRIINKPRRLFPDIAPMLALRASSTELTEEQIAPIVHRDIIEQKFGWQWRHDPRLKADSLYRMSESHAKQVLNLLPNKNLLILGKTGFAGLPHHFEQHGNPNTKLLEIEGGHHCHISTPEPIARAFFELLNA